A section of the Oryza sativa Japonica Group chromosome 1, ASM3414082v1 genome encodes:
- the LOC136355466 gene encoding protein MAIN-LIKE 1-like, whose product MAYDTPALLNRGIDRNHRSFLSAVEGAQLGTFRPRTSREWLRVDPRHVPWLRAAGLLPLCRLVEAAADDRDPAKRWDADRSLLAALVDRWRPETHTFHLPCGEMAPTLQDVSYLLGLPLAGAAVGPVDGVFGWKEDITARFEQVMRLPHLGPTNTLPPYSTVGPSKAWLLQFTADLLHPDADDYSVRRSLEAYLLWLFGWVMFTSTHGHAVDFRLVHYARSIADAQPQDVPQWSWGSAVLAATYRALCEACTKTDAGAIIAGCPMLLQLWAAERFAIGRPMVDSAPYGVGRSAQCPEDVPISPQSK is encoded by the exons atggcgtacgacacaccggcgctgttgaaccgtgggattgacaggaaccaccgctcgttcctgtcagcagtcgagggtgcacagctcggcaccttccgtccacgcacgtcgcgcgagtggttgcgtgtcgacccccgtcacgttccttg gttgcgtgcggcaggccttctaccactttgtaggcttgttgaggcggcggcggacgaccgtgacccagcgaagcggtgggatgcagaccggtcactccttgccgctcttgtagaccgctggagacctgagacgcacacgttccaccttccctgtggggagatggctccgacactgcaggacgtgtcgtacttgctcgggctaccgctggcgggagcagcagttggtcccgtggacggtgtttttgggtggaaggaggatatcactgcgcgcttcgagcaggtgatgcgccttccacacctaggaccgaccaacacccttcctccgtactctacagtcgggcctagcaaggcttggttgctccagttcact gcggaccttctgcaccctgacgctgatgattactcggtccgacgctcccttgaggcgtacctgttgtggttgttcgggtgggtgatgttcactagcacccacgggcacgctgtggacttccggctggtccactacgcacggtccatcgcggatgctcagccacaggacgtgccgcagtggagctggggttctgccgtgctagcagccacgtaccgtgccctctgtgaggcgtgcacgaagactgacgcgggagcgatcatcgctggctgccctatgttgcttcagctttgggcagccgagaggtttgccataggtcgaccaaTGGTGGatagcgcaccctacggggttggtcgcagcgcgcagtgtccagaggacg tgccgatatcaccgcagtccaagtga
- the LOC4326327 gene encoding uncharacterized protein codes for MPPTRPKRRRGGSARSRGRKKQKRLDAIHDVAPVSAPPAGAAVVVGGGGESEDSDAEGPRRSTRVRRAPALLDTSPLPSPRRKRARGGGGGGVAGSSGGSSRRRSRGRARGEAGVAREIGEEEEEEEDDEAGNVVWRSRLRDRVKGKAKLDKRVRSLWFDEDYEVELKEEEEVVVEEEEEDEEEGDEEEEEEQVRTLVVDLREGAEEETMGEGSGSLPMRGREVMDREINLTIDLNVEEHEAVEGVNVVEEEDGEKGGEADEEKGDAIGPGNDLHEGKHEEVGDEEGLHEKERTEELGSAVLEGRNGDELPCNENNAEDGTGSSHEHEHLLVQNEQTVEESNLCVEQQMELDGSSPSEQLKEVQQDVQTGGASNVVLPEEAPKEGVRKFPVSEEKQGTMEIKEGRRCGLCGGGTDGRPPKVALHDTVDSDNEAYEGALPSEDPNYDMWDGFGDDPGWLGRLLGPIHDQFGIARVWVHQNCAVWSPEVYFAGLGCLKNVRAALCRGRLLKCSRCGRPGATIGCRVDRCPKTYHLPCSRAEACIFDHRMFLIACNDHRHYFQPQGDKYVELLRKMKIKKMKADIRKVSHDAWRKDIEAEEKWLENCGEDEEFLKREGKRLNRDLSRIAPVYIGGTSENEKAYCGWESVAGLSNVIQSMKEVVILPLLYPEFFSSLGLTPPRGVLLHGHPGTGKTLVVRALIGACSQGNRRIAYFARKGADCLGKYVGDAERQLRLLFQVAERCQPSIIFFDEIDGLAPSRSRRQDQTHNSVVATLLSLLDGLKSRGSVIVIGATNRPDAIDPALRRPGRFDREIYFPLPTFEDRSAILSLHTKKWPSPISGAFLSVIASQTVGYAGADLQSICTQAAINALKRTCPLKEILLSAEKGFEHGRLPLPSILVEERDWLAALAAAPPPCSQREAGIAANDLVSSPLVSYLVPCLLKPLLHLFISLYLDERIWLPSSLLKAFASIKQVIFSSMEKNNVPHTFWSSYLPSLIQQKGIAKRIASILSGYGLIAYQLGNHDSVLNHNEQHEKFDAHRLNSTGSHPKGGLAHKLSGFRALAAGAPRSGQQHLIRCLLHGFVGHTVIHKLDLATMAQEGNGDILSGLTQILLKCLNLGRCIIYMPRIDLWAIDKFHEQEAEDHVLNVGTSKLGSTATKNIKKCSEVWNSLVDQMGSLLASVSISVLSTSELKFQDLPSGVRHFFSTHVVDQCLASSEHTIPRFSVNVDSYFTWDEVIDACCLRISHDLVQQHVQLLHDRAHNNHDEQKEVFVPMEISAPGEHRSSGSKEASMLTKYPLNMDKHPSCGVSSREHPTQLGTCSAQQEPPTSNVEDKEDNTEKIDFNEKVATNRSNRIVKDSESLAIMAFGIQILQHPQFSKLCWVTSKLREGPCTDINGPWKGWPFNSCLLQSTTADKSLSGGNNVLKGKEKIPSVRGLVAVGLLAYRGAYASVLEICSEVRKVLELLVGQVRTKILEKRSRYRYFHILSQVAYLDDIMSSWAYTFQRLHSENRRVKTSPKVTVGKSSTRECQGDSNTAEANILGAPAGCSEAQGTPGQHTDDLEVIPAHCPSEMQENSVQHAPGHLEIHGIVCDLDNDNVTSISSINAVEPDLIHSASLDVHTDSLTPADAVINDGQSCGVDNDGQMSRVINGEENHISNIERPESHTVSVADFNELQRKNAVASSTSTDSAGTSRNMVSSEARGSDNERNTDFPVDDVKLGHLVNPQSQDTMKSLSVLKPPCLYKCCPVCFNAVYKMVHDILSNSVRPSLHCLAVDDMHDLLSSWSVNLLATVRKWYTSQGIVGSEENSGEGHCVCSSDNGCVPRECTCHLESNEDAGTIKDESYYLSGQPLSFFFKDGVLIPPDITAPTTLHCSYMRLCVCSIPGSISMFNRISS; via the exons ATGCCCCCCACGAGGcccaagcggcggcgcggcggctccgcgCGATCCCGCGGCCGGAAGAAGCAGAAGCGCCTCGACGCCATCCACGATGTCGCGCCGGTATCCGCCCctcccgccggagccgccgtcgtcgtcggcggcggcggcgagagcgagGATTCCGACGCGGAGGGCCCCCGACGGAGCACGCGGGTGCGCCGCGCGCCGGCCCTGCTCGACACCTCGCCGCTCCCCTCCCCGCGCCGTAAgagggcgcgcggcggcggcggcggcggggtggccgggtcgagcggcgggagctcgcggaGGAGAAGCAGAGGTAGGGCGAGGGGCGAGGCGGGGGTTGCCCGCGAGATtggcgaggaagaggaggaggaggaagacgacgaggcgGGGAACGTGGTGTGGCGCTCTCGGCTGCGGGATAGGGTCAAGGGGAAGGCTAAGCTGGATAAGCGAGTTAGGAGCCTCTGGTTCGACGAGGACTACGAGGTGGAgctgaaggaggaggaggaggtggtggtggaggaggaggaggaggatgaggaggagggggatgaggaggaggaggaggagcaggttaGGACATTGGTGGTGGACCTTCGGGAGGGAGCTGAGGAAGAGACAATGGGCGAGGGAAGTGGGAGCTTGCCAATGCGAGGGAGGGAAGTGATGGATAGGGAAATCAATCTAACCATCGATTTGAATGTGGAAGAACATGAGGCTGTCGAGGGTGTCAATGTGGTGGAAGAGGAAGATGGGGAAAAAGGAGGCGAAGCGGATGAGGAGAAAGGAGATGCGATTGGTCCTGGAAATGATCTACACGAAGGCAAGCATGAGGAGGTAGGGGACGAGGAGGGTTTACATGAGAAGGAGAGAACTGAAGAGCTGGGATCAGCAGTACTAGAAGGGCGAAATGGTGATGAGCTACCTTGCAATGAGAATAATGCTGAGGATGGCACTGGCAGTTCACATGAACACGAGCATCTTCTTGTGCAAAATGAGCAGACTGTGGAAGAGAGCAACCTTTGTGTTGAGCAGCAAATGGAACTGGATGGTTCTAGTCCTAGTGAGCAATTGAAAGAGGTTCAGCAGGATGTACAGACAGGTGGTGCCTCAAATGTAGTACTGCCCGAGGAGGCCCCAAAGGAAGGAGTCCGCAAATTTCCAGTTTCGGAAGAAAAACAGGGTACCATGGAGATTAAAGAAGGGAGACGTTGTGGGCTCTGTGGTGGAGGGACTGATGGAAgaccacctaaggttgcattACATGATACAGTTGACAGTGATAATGAAGCCTATGAGGGGGCTTTGCCTTCAGAGGATCCAAACTATGATATGTGGGACGGGTTCGGTGATGATCCTGGGTGGCTTGGAAGGTTATTGGGTCCAATACATGATCAGTTTGGCATTGCTCGTGTCTGGGTTCATCAGAATTGTGCAGTTTGGAGTCCTGAG GTTTACTTTGCTGGTTTGGGCTGCCTAAAAAATGTAAGAGCAGCACTTTGCCGTGGAAGGCTTTTGAAGTGCAGCCGATGTGGCAGACCTGGTGCAACTATTGGGTGTCGAGTTGATCGATGTCCGAAAACCTACCATTTG CCTTGTAGTCGAGCAGAAGCCTGTATATTTGATCACCGGATGTTTCTTATAGCCTGCAATGATCATCGACATTACTTCCAACCTCAAGGAGATAAATATGTTGAACTGCTCAGAAAAATGAAGATAAAAAAGATGAAGGCAGATATCAGAAAGGTGTCACATGATGCATGGAGAAAGGACATAGAGGCCGAGGAAAAATGGTTAGAGAACTGTGGAGAAGATGAGGAATTCTTGAAACGTGAGGGGAAGAGGCTAAACAGAGATCTTTCGAGAATTGCACCTGTTTACATAGGAGGCACTTCTGAAAATGAAAAGGCGTACTGTGGCTGGGAGTCTGTTGCTGGGCTCAGTAACGTTATTCAGAGCATGAAGGAAGTGGTGATACTGCCTCTTCTGTATCCTGAGTTTTTCAGTTCTTTAGGTCTTACACCTCCAAGAGGTGTTCTGCTGCATGGCCATCCTGGTACTGGTAAAACACTCGTAGTGCGTGCACTAATAGGGGCATGCTCTCAGGGGAACAGAAGGATTGCTTATTTTGCTCGAAAAGGTGCTGATTGTTTGGGAAAGTATGTTGGCGATGCTGAGAGACAACTAAGACTTCTGTTTCAGGTAGCTGAAAGATGTCAACCTTCGATCATATTTTTTGATGAGATAGATGGCTTAGCACCTTCTAGATCCAGACGACAAGACCAGACACACAATTCAGTTGTGGCGACTTTGCTTTCTTTGCTGGATGGTTTGAAATCACGGGGTTCAGTTATAGTAATCGGCGCAACAAATCGTCCTGATGCTATTGATCCTGCTCTTAGGAGGCCAGGAAGATTTGACCGTGAGATATACTTCCCGCTCCCCACCTTTGAGGATAGATCCGCTATTCTTTCATTACACACGAAAAAATGGCCAAGTCCTATTTCTGGGGCATTCCTCTCAGTTATTGCAAGCCAAACTGTTGGATATGCTGGTGCTGATCTGCAGTCAATTTGCACCCAAGCTGCAATAAATGCTTTGAAAAGGACTTGCCCATTGAAGGAAATCTTACTCTCTGCAGAGAAAGGATTTGAGCATGGGCGACTTCCTCTACCATCAATTCTTGTGGAGGAAAGGGATTGGCTTGCTGCTCTTGCAGCTGCTCCACCACCCTGTTCACAGAGAGAAGCAGGGATTGCTGCAAATGATCTAGTTTCCTCTCCTCTTGTCTCCTATCTTGTGCCGTGCCTTCTTAAACCATTGCTGCACCTTTTTATCTCCCTCTATTTGGATGAGCGAATCTGGTTACCTTCATCTCTTCTGAAGGCATTTGCTTCTATTAAGCAAGTTATCTTCTCATCTATGGAGAAGAATAATGTGCCTCACACATTTTGGTCTTCCTATCTCCCATCTTTGATACAACAGAAAGGTATTGCAAAAAGAATTGCATCAATCTTGTCAGGCTATGGTCTAATAGCTTATCAACTAGGAAACCATGATTCTGTGTTAAATCACAATGAACAGCACGAGAAGTTTGATGCCCACAGATTGAATTCCACCGGTTCTCACCCAAAAGGAGGTTTAGCACATAAATTATCAGGATTTAGAGCTTTAGCTGCTGGAGCGCCCAGATCAGGCCAACAACATCTGATCCGTTGCCTTCTTCATGGTTTTGTGGGTCATACTGTAATACACAAGCTTGATCTTGCAACTATGGCACAGGAGGGAAACGGTGATATTCTTAGTGGACTCACACAAATTCTTC TAAAATGCCTTAATCTTGGAAGATGTATAATCTATATGCCTAGAATTGATTTGTGGGCCATCGACAAGTTCCATGAACAAGAAGCAGAAGATCATGTGCTCAATGTGGGAACAAGCAAGTTAGGGTCCACAGcaacaaaaaatattaaaaaatgttCTGAAGTATGGAATTCGTTGGTTGATCAGATGGGTTCATTGTTAGCTTCTGTATCCATCAGTGTTCTG TCCACCAGTGAACTGAAGTTTCAAGATCTCCCTAGTGGAGTAAGACATTTCTTCAGCACACATGTTGTAGATCAATGTCTTGCTTCTTCAGAACACACAATACCAAGGTTCTCTGTGAATGTTGACAGCTACTTTACCTGGGATGAGGTTATTGACGCATGCTGTTTGCGGATATCACATGATTTAGTTCAGCAGCATGTTCAACTTTTGCATGACAGGGCTCATAACAATCATGATGAACAGAAAGAGGTCTTTGTTCCTATGGAAATTAGTGCACCAGGTGAACATAGATCCAGTGGGAGTAAGGAAGCCAGCATGTTAACGAAGTATCCATTGAACATGGACAAGCATCCCTCATGTGGGGTTTCTTCAAGAGAGCATCCTACTCAGCTGGGCACATGTAGTGCTCAGCAAGAGCCACCAACATCTAATGTTGAAGATAAAGAGGACAATACTGAGAAAATTGATTTCAATGAGAAAGTCGCAACAAATCGTTCTAATAGAATTGTGAAGGACAGTGAATCACTAGCTATTATGGCCTTTGGAATTCAGATACTACAGCACCCGCAATTTTCTAAACTTTGTTGGGTTACATCGAAACTACGAGAGGGCCCCTGCACTGATATAAATGGACCATGGAAAGGCTGGCCATTTAATTCCTGTTTATTGCAAAGCACTACAGCTGATAAATCATTATCTGGAGGAAACAATGTTCTTAAGGGCAAAGAGAAGATTCCGTCTGTCAGAGGACTTGTTGCTGTTGGTCTATTAGCATATAGAGGTGCTTATGCATCTGTTTTGGAAATCTGTTCTGAGGTGAGAAAGGTCTTGGAACTGTTAGTTGGACAGGTCCGAACTAAAATTTTGGAAAAGAGAAGTCGATATCGGTACTTCCATATTCTGTCCCAAGTTGCTTATCTGGATGATATCATGAGCAGCTGGGCATACACCTTTCAAAG GTTACATAGTGAAAACAGGAGAGTAAAAACAAGTCCAAAGGTAACTGTTGGAAAGTCATCCACAAGAGAATGTCAAGGCGACAGCAACACTGCAGAAGCAAACATACTTGGTGCTCCTGCTGGCTGCTCTGAGGCCCAAGGCACTCCTGGCCAACATACAGATGACCTTGAAGTTATTCCTGCTCACTGCCCTAGTGAGATGCAAGAGAATTCAGTCCAACATGCTCCAGGCCATCTTGAAATCCATGGCATTGTCTGCGACCTTGACAATGATAATGTGACATCTATATCCAGCATAAATGCAGTGGAACCTGATCTTATCCATTCAGCTTCACTTGATGTGCACACAGATTCACTTACCCCAGCAGATGCAGTAATAAATGATGGGCAATCTTGTGGGGTTGACAATGATGGGCAAATGTCCAGAGTAATCAATGGAGAAGAAAACCACATATCTAATATTGAAAGACCTGAAAGCCACACAGTATCTGTTGCGGATTTCAATGAGTTGCAAAGGAAAAATGCTGTTGCATCCTCAACTAGTACCGACAGTGCAGGAACATCCAGGAACATGGTGTCTTCTGAAGCTCGTGGAAGTGACAATGAGCGGAATACTGATTTCCCTGTGGATGATGTCAAATTAGGTCATTTGGTTAATCCTCAATCACAGGATACCATGAAAAGTCTCTCAGTTCTGAAACCTCCATGTCTCTACAAATGTTGCCCTGTGTGTTTCAATGCTGTTTATAAGATGGTTCATGATATTCTTTCAAATTCAGTAAGGCCTAGTCTGCATTGCTTAGCAGTCGATGATATGCATGACCTTTTGTCATCATGGTCAGTGAATCTTCTAGCAACAGTTAGAAAATGGTATACTTCTCAAGGTATTGTTGGCTCTGAAGAAAATTCTGGAGAAGGGCATTGTGTTTGTAGCAGTGATAATGGTTGTGTTCCAAGGGAGTGCACATGCCATTTGGAAAGCAACGAAGATGCTGGAACTATAAAGGATGAGAGCTATTATCTAAGTGGACAGCCATTAAGTTTTTTCTTTAAAGATGGTGTATTGATACCACCAGATATCACTGCACCAACTACACTTCATTGCAGTTATATGAGATTATGTGTTTGCTCGATACCAGGTTCAATTTCTATGTTCAATCGGATCTCGAGTTGA